The DNA window GCCCGAGCCCTGGGCGGGGCGCACACTCGGCTCGACCAGCCCGGTGCGGGCCCAGTAGTCGAGCTGCCGATAGGTGATCCCGGCCGCCGAGCAGGCCGTCGGGCCACGGAAGCCGACCAGGCCCGAGGTGGGCTCCGGGTGCATGGATCGCGGCTCGGACGGCGGCGGGGGCACCTCCGACACCCGCGCCTCCCAGGCGTGCCGTACCGGGCGGCGGTCACCCCGCGCCGGATGGATCGGGCAGGAGCCACCTGCGGCTGTACTGTCGCCGGTGCTGCTCACGCCGACCTCCGTCCACTCGTCCCCCGGGGCCGTCGGACACCGGGCACACTCTCGACGGTAGGCAGTCGCCAGGGGCGCGTCAACGATCGCCACGCTGGGCATGCCGGGGGAAGTCAACCTCGGGAGTGGTTTCGCGTGCCCTTAGTGTGGGTATGAGTGAACCTTTTGGCAAAATGATCACCGAAGATCGGTTCGAGCGCCGGTGCGCCGTCACTGGCTCCCGGTGCTCCCGAAGTCCTCCGGCGAGATCTGGTCGAGGAACTCGCGGAACTTCTCGACCTCGTCCTCCTGCTCGTCCGGAATGGCGATACCGGCCTCGTCGAGCACACCGTCACTGCCGTAGATCGGCGTGCCGGTGCGCAGCGCCAGCGCTATCGCGTCGGACGGCCGGGCGCTCACCTCCACGCCGCTCGCGAAGACCAGCTCGGCGTAGAAGACGCCCTCCCGCAGGTCGGTGATCCTCACCTCGGTGAGCTGCTGCCCCACCGCCTCCAGGACATCGCGGAAGAGGTCGTGGGTCAGCGGCCGGAGAGGAGTCATCCCCTGCTGCGCGAAGGCAATCGCGGTGGCCTCCCCAGGTCCGATCCAGATGGGGAGGTACCGGTCGCCCCCTACTTCCCGCAGCAGGACGATCGGCTGGTTGGAGGGCATCTCGACCCGGACACCCACGACGTCGAGCTCGTTCACAAGAGCAACCCTATGGCCCCCGCCCCGGATATGAAAGCGCAGCCCGGACTCACCGCCCGGCGTGCCGGAGCGTAGGCGGCGGGCGCCGTCACGGCGACAGCGCCCGCAACCCGGCCTGCACCAGGGCCGCGTGCAGCCGCACCGCCAGCGTCGCCAGCTCCCGCGCGGTGGCCTCGGCATGGGCGCGGGTCTGCGGGTTGCGGTGCCGCCGCAGCGGCGCGACCACCTGCTCGACCAGCCCCACCTCACGCTCGGCGGCGGCCCGGACCGCCCTCAGATGGCGGGGCTCCAGACCGAACCTGCCCAACTCGGCCACCAGCCGGGCGATCTGGAGCATCTCGCTGTCATAGCCGCCGTCCGACCCCGCGCTGACCAGCCCATAGGACTCCCACTCGCGCAGCTCGGCCTCCTCCGCCTCCGCCGCGGCCAGCAGCTCCGCCCGGCCCAGCCGGACGCCGCCCGGGCCGACACCGGGGCCCAGCTCGCGCTCGGCCTCCTCCACCGGCCCGGGCCGCTGGTCGGGGCCGGGCAGCGCCGGAGGCGCCTCACCCCGGTCCATGGCGTCCAGGTGGTCCCGGATCACCCGCAGCGGCAGATAGTGGTCCCGCTGCATGCGCAGCACATAGCCCAGCCGCTCCACATCGGCGGGGTTGAACTTCCGGTACCCCGAAGGCGTCCGCGACGGCTCGACCAGCCCCTCCGCCTCCAGGAAGCGGATCTTGGAGATGGTCACTTCGGGGAAGTCGTCACGGAGCAGCGCCAGCACAGCGCCGATGCTCATCAGCTGGTCCCGGACCGTGGACCGCGCCGGAACGCGGTCCACGGGGGGCAGGGCCTGGGCCACCACCTTCGCCACAGCGGGCGGGCGGCGGGCAGCGGTGTCGCCCCGTACGACTGGCTCACTGGGCACGACTGGGTCTGCTCCTCCCGGTAGGTCTGGTTCAGAACCCCCGGTGGCCGGCGAAGAACACCAGCCGGTACTTGCCGATCTGCACCTCGTCGCCGTTGGACAGCGTCCACTCGTCGATCCGCTCGCGGTTGACATAGGTGCCGTTGAGGCTGCCCACGTCGGCCACCGTGAAGCCGGTCGGCGTACGGCGGAACTCCACATGGCGCCGGGAGACGGTGACATCGTCCAGGAAGATGTCGCTCTCCGGGTGGCGCCCGGCGGTGGTCAGGTCGGAGTCCAGCAGGAAGCGGCTGCCCGAGTTGGGACCGCGACGGACGATCAGCAGCGCCGACCCGGCGGGCAGCGCGTCGATCGCGGCCAGCACCTCCGGCGACAGCGCCGGCTGGGTGCCGGTGCCGGTGGCGTCCGGGTCGTAGGACTCCAGACCGGAGATGGAGATCGTCGAGGTGGTCTCGGCGGGCCGCTCCGCCGCCAGGCCGCCGCGCAGCGGCGCTCCGCAGTTGGAGCAGAACCGGGCCGCCTCCGGGTTGTGGTTC is part of the Peterkaempfera bronchialis genome and encodes:
- a CDS encoding bifunctional nuclease family protein; amino-acid sequence: MNELDVVGVRVEMPSNQPIVLLREVGGDRYLPIWIGPGEATAIAFAQQGMTPLRPLTHDLFRDVLEAVGQQLTEVRITDLREGVFYAELVFASGVEVSARPSDAIALALRTGTPIYGSDGVLDEAGIAIPDEQEDEVEKFREFLDQISPEDFGSTGSQ
- the ftsR gene encoding transcriptional regulator FtsR, which produces MSIGAVLALLRDDFPEVTISKIRFLEAEGLVEPSRTPSGYRKFNPADVERLGYVLRMQRDHYLPLRVIRDHLDAMDRGEAPPALPGPDQRPGPVEEAERELGPGVGPGGVRLGRAELLAAAEAEEAELREWESYGLVSAGSDGGYDSEMLQIARLVAELGRFGLEPRHLRAVRAAAEREVGLVEQVVAPLRRHRNPQTRAHAEATARELATLAVRLHAALVQAGLRALSP
- a CDS encoding FHA domain-containing protein; the protein is MSLFSKLFGRNSRRGAAEAPTARHRRAGEEPGGVPGMRGAPQGDEFAAPSGDRPLFRDQADGQPGGEPGGRTGAHGASVDPSGGPRIGFDAGPSTSGGGFAPDPYASAAQQGGPRQEAANAMAATVCTRCGNHNPEAARFCSNCGAPLRGGLAAERPAETTSTISISGLESYDPDATGTGTQPALSPEVLAAIDALPAGSALLIVRRGPNSGSRFLLDSDLTTAGRHPESDIFLDDVTVSRRHVEFRRTPTGFTVADVGSLNGTYVNRERIDEWTLSNGDEVQIGKYRLVFFAGHRGF